The following are from one region of the Muntiacus reevesi chromosome 3, mMunRee1.1, whole genome shotgun sequence genome:
- the GPR31 gene encoding 12-(S)-hydroxy-5,8,10,14-eicosatetraenoic acid receptor: protein MLPLNCSAHSQAAEVATASLLLLECGLGTLGNAVALWTFFFRLKVWKPYAVYLLNLVLADLLLAACLPFHAAFYLRQKRWDPGHAPCQALLFLRALCRGAGLAFLTAVTLDRYLRVVHSRLRVNALSLRAAWGISGLVWLLMAGLTHQSAFLSEAECPSSEPREESSFHRLWQEALFFVQFILPFGLILFCSAGILRTLRKRLREPDKQPKLRRARALVGAVVVLFVLCFLPCFVARILLAASRGARSCGLLTAAVHAADVTGSLTYMQGVLNPVVYCFSSPAFRHSYRKLFYTLTLRARRLPAETPGWDLRDSDS, encoded by the coding sequence ATGCTGCCGCTGAACTGCTCGGCGCACAGCCAGGCGGCGGAGGTGGCCACGGcctcgctgctgctgctggagtGCGGGCTGGGCACGCTGGGCAACGCCGTGGCGCTCTGGACCTTCTTCTTTCGTCTGAAGGTGTGGAAGCCCTATGCCGTCTACCTGCTCAACCTGGTGCTAGCAGACCTCCTGCTGGCCGCCTGCCTGCCCTTCCATGCCGCCTTCTACCTGAGGCAGAAGCGCTGGGACCCGGGGCACGCGCCCTGCCAAGCGCTGCTCTTCCTGCGGGCCCTGTGCCGTGGGGCGGGCCTGGCCTTCCTCACCGCTGTCACCCTGGACCGCTACCTGCGGGTGGTccactccaggctcagggtcaaCGCGCTGTCGCTGCGGGCAGCCTGGGGCATCTCGGGCCTGGTCTGGCTGCTCATGGCCGGGCTCACCCACCAGAGCGCCTTCCTCTCGGAGGCAGAGTGCCCCAGCTCCGAGCCCCGGGAAGAGTCCTCCTTCCACCGCCTCTGGCAGGAGGCGCTCTTCTTTGTCCAGTTCATCCTGCCCTTTGGCCTCATCCTGTTCTGCAGCGCGGGCATCCTCAGGACCCTGCGGAAGCGGCTGCGGGAGCCAGACAAGCAGCCCAAGCTGCGGCGGGCGCGGGCGCTGGTGGGCGCGGTGGTCGTGCTGTTCGTGCTGTGCTTTCTGCCCTGCTTCGTGGCCCGCATCCTGCTGGCCGCCTCCCGGGGGGCACGCAGCTGCGGGCTCCTGACCGCCGCGGTGCACGCGGCTGACGTGACCGGCAGCCTCACCTACATGCAGGGCGTACTGAATCCCGTGGTCTACTGCTTCTCCAGCCCGGCCTTCCGGCACTCCTACCGCAAGCTCTTCTACACCCTCACCCTGCGGGCCCGCAGGCTGCCCGCAGAGACTCCGGGCTGGGACCTCAGAGACTCGGACTCCTGA
- the CCR6 gene encoding C-C chemokine receptor type 6, with amino-acid sequence MRGEPMNSTNIYDSNEDYFGLANSSDYLLDDDSFLCSLQEVRSFSGLFVPVAYSLICVCGLLGNILVVVTFAFYKKAKSMTDVYLLNMAVADILFVLTLPFWAVNHATGEWIFSNTMCKLTRGIYAVNFNCGMLLLACISLDRYIAIVQATKSFRLRSRALAHHKLICLAVWVVSILISSSTFTFNQKYKLQGGEVCEPRYHTVAEPIRWKLLMLGLQLLFGFFVPLVFMIFCYAFIVKTLVQAQNSKRHRAIRVIIAVVLVFLACQIPHNMALLVTAVNLGRTGRSCSGEKLLGYAKNVTEVLAFLHCCLNPVLYAFIGQKFRSYFLKIMKDLWCVRRKQKAPGFSCSRLHSDTFTSRQNSETADNDNPSSFTM; translated from the exons ATGAGAGGG GAACCGATGAATTCCACCAACATCTACGATTCAAATGAGGACTACTTTGGATTAGCTAACAGCTCGGATTACTTACTGGATGATGACAGCTTTCTCTGCTCCCTGCAGGAGGTCAGGAGTTTCTCCGGGCTCTTCGTGCCGGTAGCTTACTCCTTGATATGCGTCTGTGGCCTCCTGGGCAATATTCTGGTGGTTGTCACCTTTGCCTTTTATAAGAAAGCCAAATCTATGACGGACGTTTATCTCTTGAACATGGCCGTGGCGGACATACTCTTTGTCCTCACCCTCCCCTTCTGGGCTGTCAACCACGCCACCGGTGAGTGGATTTTCAGCAACACCATGTGCAAACTGACCCGGGGCATCTACGCCGTCAACTTCAACTGCGGCATGCTGCTGCTGGCCTGCATCAGCCTGGACCGCTACATCGCTATCGTACAGGCCACCAAGTCGTTCCGGCTCCGCTCCAGAGCCTTGGCGCACCACAAGCTGATCTGCTTGGCGGTGTGGGTGGTGTCCATCCTCATCTCCAGCTCGACCTTCACGTTCAACCAGAAATACAAGCTGCAGGGCGGCGAGGTGTGTGAGCCCCGGTACCACACCGTGGCCGAGCCCATCCGCTGGAAGCTGCTGATGCTGGGGCTGCAGCTCCTCTTCGGCTTCTTCGTCCCACTGGTGTTCATGATCTTCTGCTACGCGTTCATCGTCAAGACCCTAGTCCAGGCGCAGAACTCAAAAAGGCACAGGGCCATCCGCGTCATCATCGCGGTGGTCCTCGTGTTCCTGGCCTGCCAGATCCCGCACAACATGGCCCTCCTGGTGACCGCCGTCAACCTGGGCCGGACGGGCCGCTCGTGCAGCGGTGAAAAGCTCCTGGGCTATGCCAAGAACGTCACCGAGGTGCTGGCCTTCCTGCACTGCTGCCTCAACCCCGTGCTCTACGCCTTCATCGGCCAGAAGTTCCGGAGCTACTTTCTGAAGATCATGAAGGACCTGTGGTGCGTGAGGCGGAAGCAGAAGGCGCCGGGCTTCTCCTGCTCCCGGCTGCATTCGGACACCTTCACCTCCCGGCAGAACAGCGAGACCGCGGACAACGACAACCCATCCTCCTTCACCATGTGA